CTTGAAATACAGAACGACCTTGGTCGGACTTATGATATAAGGACAACAGATGATGTTACTAAAGGATGCAATAAAGGAGATAACAGGGCTACGCTACATGGTCGATGAGCTGAACATACTCACATCGGCCGGCAGGCGTACACTCTTGGCACAGAAGATGATGACCGAAGAGGCAGATATCGAGGAGGCACTTGACCACCTTGGGCGGCTTTCGGCATGCTATGCCGATGGTGCAAACGAACAGCTCTTCTCCCTCCTTTCGACCCGCATGATGCAGTTGCACGACATCGCAAACACAATCAGGCATCTGAGCAATCGCAACGTCCTGACCGACATCGAACTCTTCGAGATCAAGTCCTTTTCGCTACTTGCGCAGGACATCATGCAGATGATCTCACCTCTGGGACTGACTTATCTCAGGATACCTGACCTCACGGTTGTGATAGACCTCCTCGACCCCGAGCAAAAGAGGATCCCCCACTTCTACATCTACGACAGATACTCCATTGTCCTGGCAGAGCTCAGACGTAGGATCTCCCTCATGATCAATAACAATGCTGATGAGGTCGAGATTGAAGATGTCCGTCATCAAGCGCAGCGAGAAGAAGACAAGGTGCGCAAGCACCTCTCTGCCAAGCTTGTCGAACATGCAGACGACCTTATGCTGGCTCTTGACACCTTGGCATACCTTGATATCCTTATCGCAAGAGCCGATCAAGGACTTGGGATGGGACTCGTGCGTCCGGAGATAGGGACAGGGGAGACAGAGTACAAGGGGCTTTTCCTTCCCCAACTCAAGGATTCGCTTGCTCAGCAAGGCAAGACTTTCCAACCTGTGGATATCCGGCTCTCACAGTCACCAACACTCATCATGGGCGCAAATATGGCAGGGAAGAGTGTCCTGCTTCGTTCGGTCGCCCTTGCACAAGCATTATTCCAGTTCGGCTGCTTCGTCCCTGCAAGCCGAGCGAAGATAGTCCCGGTCGAGAAGATATCTCTGTCCATAGGAGATGCAGAAGATACTTCGAGAGGACTTTCATCCTATGCGGCAGAGATGCTTCGTGTCAACGACATCATCCAAGCCGCTCTTCATGGGACACGCCAGTTGGTACTCGTCGATGAGCTGGCACGTACGACCAATCCCCAAGAGGGAAGCGCCATCGTCTGTAGTGTCTTGGACTTCCTTGCCGAGCACAAGGTCGCGGCTCTCGTGACCTCTCACTATGCCGTGGACACCCCTTGTCGGAAGTTGAGAGTGAAGGGTTTTTGCGAGCAAAAAGACCCAAACCACCAGATCAGCATCGAGAATATCAACAACTTCATAGACTATTCTTTGGAAGAAGCACAGGACGGCGAAGTACCGCATGAGGCGATCCGCATTGCCGAGATCATCGGCATAGCACCTCAGTTGCTCTCTCGCATCCACCAATACATTGACAAAGAAAACCCTCAAACATTATAAAGCATCAGCATTACTATGCAACAGCAAAGCAAATTAGGAATTGACTTTAAGGA
This is a stretch of genomic DNA from Porphyromonas cangingivalis. It encodes these proteins:
- a CDS encoding MutS-related protein — translated: MLLKDAIKEITGLRYMVDELNILTSAGRRTLLAQKMMTEEADIEEALDHLGRLSACYADGANEQLFSLLSTRMMQLHDIANTIRHLSNRNVLTDIELFEIKSFSLLAQDIMQMISPLGLTYLRIPDLTVVIDLLDPEQKRIPHFYIYDRYSIVLAELRRRISLMINNNADEVEIEDVRHQAQREEDKVRKHLSAKLVEHADDLMLALDTLAYLDILIARADQGLGMGLVRPEIGTGETEYKGLFLPQLKDSLAQQGKTFQPVDIRLSQSPTLIMGANMAGKSVLLRSVALAQALFQFGCFVPASRAKIVPVEKISLSIGDAEDTSRGLSSYAAEMLRVNDIIQAALHGTRQLVLVDELARTTNPQEGSAIVCSVLDFLAEHKVAALVTSHYAVDTPCRKLRVKGFCEQKDPNHQISIENINNFIDYSLEEAQDGEVPHEAIRIAEIIGIAPQLLSRIHQYIDKENPQTL